Proteins from a single region of Streptomyces spinoverrucosus:
- a CDS encoding nicotinate phosphoribosyltransferase produces the protein MSTADLGLPVDVPSTALFTDQYELTMLQAALKAGTAERRSVFEVFTRRLPDGRRYGVVAGTGRVLDAVENFRFDAGVLRFLRERGIVGEETLDWLAGYRFSGDIWGYPEGEVYFPGSPIMRVEGSFAECVLLETVILSILNHDSAIAAAASRMSSAAGDRPLIEMGARRTHELAAVAAARAAYVGGFASTSDLAAGFRYGIPTVGTSAHAFTLLHDRERDAFQAQVNTMGRGTTLLVDTYDVAEAVRTAVEVAGPELGAVRIDSGDLLLVAHRVRQQLDELGATNTRIIVTSDLDEYAIASLAAAPVDAYGVGTQLVTGSGHPTCSMVYKLVARAESADPKAPLVPVAKKSSGGKLSIGGRKWAARRLDEQGVAEAEVVGTGPVPDGLVDRQLLVELVKGGEVVAREPLDAPRERHIAALANLPLSATQLSRGEPVLPTEYATGGTVG, from the coding sequence GTGAGCACAGCGGACCTTGGGCTGCCGGTGGACGTCCCCTCGACCGCCCTCTTCACGGACCAGTACGAGCTGACGATGCTCCAGGCCGCCCTGAAGGCCGGCACCGCCGAGCGGCGCAGTGTCTTCGAGGTCTTCACCCGGCGGCTGCCGGACGGGCGACGGTACGGCGTGGTGGCCGGGACCGGCCGGGTCCTGGACGCCGTCGAGAACTTCCGCTTCGACGCGGGCGTCCTGCGCTTCCTGCGCGAGCGGGGGATCGTCGGCGAGGAGACCCTCGACTGGCTCGCCGGATACCGCTTCTCCGGCGACATCTGGGGCTACCCCGAGGGCGAGGTGTACTTCCCGGGCTCGCCGATCATGCGGGTCGAGGGCAGCTTCGCCGAGTGCGTGCTGCTGGAGACCGTGATCCTGTCCATCCTCAACCACGACTCCGCGATCGCCGCGGCCGCCTCCCGCATGTCCTCGGCCGCCGGGGACCGCCCGCTGATCGAGATGGGCGCCCGCCGCACCCACGAACTCGCCGCGGTCGCCGCCGCCCGCGCCGCGTACGTCGGCGGCTTCGCCTCCACCTCCGACCTGGCCGCCGGTTTCCGCTACGGGATCCCGACGGTGGGCACCTCCGCCCACGCCTTCACCCTGCTCCACGACCGCGAGCGCGACGCCTTCCAGGCCCAGGTCAACACCATGGGCCGGGGCACGACCCTGCTGGTGGACACGTACGACGTCGCCGAGGCCGTCCGTACGGCGGTGGAGGTCGCCGGTCCCGAGCTGGGGGCCGTGCGGATCGACTCCGGGGACCTGCTGCTGGTCGCGCACCGGGTGCGGCAGCAGCTGGACGAGCTGGGGGCGACGAACACGAGGATCATCGTGACCTCGGACCTCGACGAGTACGCCATCGCCTCGCTGGCGGCGGCGCCCGTGGACGCGTACGGCGTCGGCACCCAGCTGGTCACCGGCTCCGGGCACCCCACCTGCTCCATGGTCTACAAGCTGGTCGCCCGCGCCGAGTCCGCCGACCCGAAGGCACCGCTGGTGCCGGTGGCGAAGAAGTCCTCCGGCGGCAAGCTCTCCATCGGCGGCCGCAAGTGGGCCGCGCGCCGGCTGGACGAGCAGGGCGTCGCCGAGGCCGAGGTGGTCGGCACCGGGCCCGTCCCGGACGGGCTGGTCGACCGGCAGCTGCTGGTCGAGCTGGTCAAGGGCGGCGAGGTGGTCGCCCGTGAGCCGCTCGACGCCCCCCGCGAACGGCACATCGCAGCCCTCGCCAACCTGCCGCTGTCCGCCACACAGCTCTCCCGCGGGGAACCCGTCCTGCCGACGGAGTACGCCACCGGGGGCACGGTCGGCTGA
- the clpS gene encoding ATP-dependent Clp protease adapter ClpS → MGVVTSAAPIEIERTESAEEVSAVPEPDVPWVTIVHNDPVNLMSYVTYVFQSYFGYSKDKATKLMLDVHHKGRAVVSSGSREEMERDVQAMHGYGLWATLQQDRK, encoded by the coding sequence ATGGGGGTTGTGACGTCAGCCGCTCCCATCGAGATCGAACGCACCGAGTCGGCGGAGGAGGTCTCGGCCGTACCGGAGCCGGACGTCCCCTGGGTCACGATCGTCCACAACGATCCGGTCAACCTGATGAGCTATGTGACCTACGTCTTCCAGTCGTACTTCGGCTACTCCAAGGACAAGGCCACCAAGCTCATGCTCGACGTCCACCACAAGGGCCGGGCGGTCGTCTCCAGCGGGAGCCGCGAGGAGATGGAACGCGACGTGCAGGCCATGCACGGCTACGGTCTGTGGGCCACCCTCCAGCAGGACCGGAAGTAG
- a CDS encoding DUF2017 domain-containing protein has product MPGTFEPLPGGGAAVALDDVEISIIRSLAVQLLELIGPGPGEEAPADPLAELFAEGPSEPPSDPVLRRLFPDAYSDPEEPVEDDEQRAHSAEFRRYTENDLRAGKRENALAVIRSLDELAAAGDGGAVLKLTPEQSQQWLGALNDLRLAIGSRLEIVDEDDTDLLYRLPDEDPRKPMVMAYLWLGGLQETLISTLMP; this is encoded by the coding sequence TTGCCAGGAACCTTCGAACCGCTCCCCGGCGGCGGCGCGGCCGTCGCCCTCGACGACGTCGAGATCTCCATCATCCGGTCGCTGGCCGTCCAGCTCCTGGAACTCATCGGCCCCGGCCCCGGCGAGGAGGCCCCCGCCGACCCGCTCGCCGAGCTCTTCGCGGAGGGCCCCAGTGAACCGCCCTCCGACCCGGTGCTGCGGCGCCTGTTCCCGGACGCCTACAGCGACCCCGAGGAGCCGGTGGAGGACGACGAGCAGCGGGCGCACTCCGCCGAGTTCCGCCGCTACACCGAGAACGACCTGCGGGCCGGCAAGCGGGAGAACGCCCTCGCGGTGATCCGCTCGCTGGACGAGCTGGCCGCCGCCGGGGACGGCGGGGCGGTGCTGAAGCTCACGCCGGAGCAGTCCCAGCAGTGGCTCGGCGCCCTCAACGATCTGCGCCTGGCGATCGGCTCCCGGCTGGAGATCGTCGACGAGGACGACACCGACCTGCTCTACCGGCTGCCGGACGAGGACCCGCGCAAGCCGATGGTGATGGCGTACCTCTGGCTGGGCGGGCTCCAGGAGACGTTGATCTCCACCCTTATGCCCTGA
- a CDS encoding amino acid permease, whose product MASEKVTDAPEEGYERGLGSRQVQMIAIGGAIGVGLFLGAGANIAKAGPSLILMYALAGVIIFFIMRALGELLLYRPVSGSFAEYSREFLGPFFGYFTGWTYWLMWVVTGMAELTAAAIYVNYWFPSIPQWVTALVFLVILFGVNLISVKLFGELEFWFSMVKVTALIGMIVIGLGVLTFGFSAAGDTASVSNLWAFDGFFPKGIGSSLMTLQGVMFAYLAVELVGVTAGESENPEKTLPKAINTLPWRIALFYVGALTVILCVVKWTEFAEGVSPFVKAFAVIGIPAAAGIVNFVVLTAALSSCNSGMYSTGRMLRNLADSGEAPKAFSKLSSTKTPALGIFVSVLFMGIGVILNYVVPEKAFGYVTSIATAAGIWTWLMILISHVLYRRAVVAGRLPASSFPAPGGAVCSYIAIAFLLFVTGIIAYDADARVCLYVMAGWAVALGIGWFVLKTRNPQITERRSAEFEKVG is encoded by the coding sequence ATGGCCTCTGAGAAGGTCACCGACGCTCCTGAAGAGGGGTACGAGCGCGGGCTCGGCAGCCGTCAGGTCCAGATGATCGCGATCGGCGGCGCCATTGGCGTCGGCCTCTTCCTGGGTGCCGGGGCGAACATCGCCAAGGCCGGTCCCAGCCTCATCCTGATGTACGCCCTCGCCGGCGTGATCATCTTCTTCATCATGCGGGCGCTCGGCGAGCTCCTGCTCTACCGCCCGGTGTCGGGCTCCTTCGCGGAGTACTCCCGGGAGTTCCTCGGCCCGTTCTTCGGCTACTTCACCGGCTGGACGTACTGGCTGATGTGGGTCGTCACCGGCATGGCCGAACTCACGGCCGCCGCGATCTACGTCAACTACTGGTTCCCGTCCATCCCGCAGTGGGTCACGGCGCTGGTCTTCCTGGTGATCCTCTTCGGCGTCAACCTGATCTCCGTGAAGCTCTTCGGTGAGCTGGAGTTCTGGTTCTCGATGGTCAAGGTCACCGCCCTCATCGGCATGATCGTCATCGGCCTGGGCGTGCTCACCTTCGGCTTCAGCGCGGCGGGTGACACCGCGTCCGTCTCCAACCTCTGGGCCTTCGACGGCTTCTTCCCCAAGGGCATCGGCTCGTCCCTGATGACCCTCCAGGGCGTCATGTTCGCCTACCTCGCGGTCGAGCTGGTCGGTGTCACGGCCGGCGAGTCCGAGAACCCGGAGAAGACCCTCCCCAAGGCGATCAACACCCTGCCCTGGCGCATCGCGCTGTTCTACGTCGGCGCCCTCACCGTCATCCTGTGCGTGGTGAAGTGGACCGAGTTCGCTGAGGGCGTCAGCCCGTTCGTGAAGGCCTTCGCGGTGATCGGCATCCCGGCCGCCGCCGGCATCGTCAACTTCGTCGTGCTGACGGCCGCCCTGTCGTCCTGCAACTCGGGCATGTACTCCACGGGCCGCATGCTGCGCAACCTCGCCGACAGCGGTGAGGCCCCCAAGGCCTTCTCGAAGCTGTCCTCCACCAAGACCCCGGCGCTCGGCATCTTCGTCTCCGTGCTGTTCATGGGCATCGGCGTGATCCTGAACTACGTCGTCCCGGAGAAGGCGTTCGGCTACGTCACCTCCATCGCCACCGCGGCCGGCATCTGGACCTGGCTGATGATCCTGATCAGCCACGTCCTGTACCGCCGCGCGGTCGTCGCGGGCCGGCTGCCCGCCTCGTCCTTCCCGGCGCCGGGCGGCGCGGTGTGCTCGTACATCGCCATCGCGTTCCTGCTCTTCGTGACCGGCATCATCGCCTACGACGCCGACGCCCGCGTCTGCCTCTACGTGATGGCCGGGTGGGCCGTCGCCCTGGGCATCGGCTGGTTCGTCCTGAAGACCCGCAACCCTCAGATCACCGAGCGCCGCTCCGCGGAGTTCGAGAAGGTCGGCTGA
- a CDS encoding Mov34/MPN/PAD-1 family protein, translated as MLTITQALYDQIVAHAREDHPDEACGVVAGPVGEGRPERFIPMLNAARSPTFYEFDSGDLLKLYREMDDRDEEPVIIYHSHTATEAYPSRTDISYANEPGAHYVLVSTADTDGLGDFQFRSFRIVDGEVTEEEVKVVETY; from the coding sequence ATGCTGACCATCACCCAGGCCCTGTACGACCAGATCGTCGCCCACGCGCGCGAGGACCACCCCGACGAGGCGTGCGGCGTGGTCGCGGGCCCGGTGGGCGAGGGCCGCCCCGAGCGCTTCATCCCGATGCTGAACGCCGCCCGCTCGCCCACGTTCTACGAGTTCGACTCCGGCGATCTGCTCAAGCTCTACCGCGAGATGGACGACCGCGACGAGGAGCCGGTGATCATCTACCACTCCCACACGGCCACCGAGGCCTACCCGTCCCGCACGGACATCTCCTACGCCAACGAACCCGGCGCGCACTACGTCCTCGTCTCCACCGCGGACACCGACGGGCTCGGCGACTTCCAGTTCCGTTCCTTCCGGATCGTCGACGGCGAGGTGACGGAAGAGGAGGTCAAGGTGGTGGAGACCTACTGA
- a CDS encoding putative leader peptide has product MVFLDVSDKTPGAMLVARLHVDLCRLASAIC; this is encoded by the coding sequence ATGGTTTTCCTCGACGTGAGCGACAAGACGCCGGGCGCGATGCTCGTGGCGCGGCTGCACGTCGACCTGTGCAGGCTCGCCAGCGCCATCTGTTGA
- a CDS encoding MoaD/ThiS family protein: protein MAIEVRIPTILRQYTDGQKAVEGTGETLAELFADLDSRHAGIQARIVDGDQLRRFVNVYLNDEDVRFLDGINTKLADGDSITILPAVAGGMA, encoded by the coding sequence ATGGCCATCGAGGTCCGCATCCCCACCATCCTCCGCCAGTACACCGACGGTCAGAAGGCCGTCGAAGGCACCGGGGAGACCCTCGCCGAGCTGTTCGCCGATCTCGACAGTCGGCATGCGGGCATCCAGGCCCGCATCGTGGACGGCGACCAGCTGCGCCGCTTCGTCAACGTCTACCTGAACGACGAGGACGTCCGCTTCCTCGACGGCATCAACACCAAGCTCGCCGACGGCGACAGCATCACGATCCTGCCGGCCGTGGCCGGCGGCATGGCCTGA
- a CDS encoding PLP-dependent cysteine synthase family protein, which yields MRYDSPLAAVGNTPLVRLPRLSPSTDVRIWAKLEDRNPTGSVKDRPALHMIEQAEKDGRLTPGCTILEPTSGNTGISLAMAAKLKGYRMVCVMPENTSQERRDLLGMWGAEIISSPAAGGSNTAVRVAKELSAQHPDWVMLYQYGNPDNAGAHYATTGPEILADLPSITHFVAGLGTTGTLMGVGRFLREHRPDVQIVAAEPRYDDLVYGLRNLDEGFVPELYDASVLTARFSVGSADAVTRTRELLQQEGIFAGVSTGAALHAAIGVGRKALKAGQSADIVFIVADGGWKYLSTGVYTAATTEEAIETLQGQLWA from the coding sequence ATGCGTTACGACTCCCCGTTGGCCGCGGTGGGCAACACCCCGTTGGTGCGCCTGCCGCGGCTCTCGCCGTCCACCGACGTCCGGATCTGGGCCAAGCTGGAGGACCGCAACCCGACCGGCTCGGTCAAGGACCGTCCCGCCCTGCACATGATCGAGCAGGCCGAGAAGGACGGCCGGCTGACCCCGGGCTGCACCATCCTGGAGCCCACCTCCGGCAACACCGGCATCTCGCTGGCCATGGCGGCCAAGCTCAAGGGCTACCGCATGGTGTGCGTGATGCCCGAGAACACCTCCCAGGAACGCCGGGACCTGCTCGGCATGTGGGGCGCGGAGATCATCTCCTCCCCGGCCGCGGGCGGCTCCAACACCGCCGTACGCGTCGCCAAGGAACTCTCCGCCCAGCACCCCGACTGGGTGATGCTCTACCAGTACGGCAACCCGGACAACGCCGGCGCGCACTACGCCACCACCGGCCCGGAGATCCTCGCCGACCTCCCCTCCATCACCCACTTCGTCGCGGGCCTCGGCACCACGGGCACCCTGATGGGCGTCGGCCGCTTCCTGCGCGAGCACCGGCCGGACGTGCAGATCGTCGCCGCCGAGCCGCGGTACGACGACCTGGTGTACGGCCTGCGCAACCTCGACGAGGGTTTCGTACCCGAGCTGTACGACGCCTCCGTCCTCACCGCCCGCTTCTCGGTCGGCTCCGCCGACGCGGTCACCCGCACCCGCGAACTGCTCCAGCAGGAGGGCATCTTCGCGGGCGTCTCCACCGGTGCCGCCCTGCACGCGGCGATCGGCGTCGGAAGGAAGGCGCTGAAGGCCGGGCAGAGCGCGGACATCGTGTTCATCGTGGCCGACGGCGGCTGGAAGTACCTCTCGACGGGCGTCTACACGGCGGCCACCACCGAAGAGGCCATCGAGACGCTCCAGGGCCAGCTCTGGGCGTAA
- a CDS encoding type II toxin-antitoxin system PemK/MazF family toxin: MDTSWWLALAAVVLLALVATLVDGWGRRPTGRRTRPPGRAQGPAARPRAAEIWWANVPYEDGPGGKDRPCLVLAVHGRRATVAKITSKYHDERAGVIPLPPGSVGDTQGRASFLETDELREVPVGAFRRRVGVMDPVLWDQVRHLAT, translated from the coding sequence ATGGACACGTCCTGGTGGTTGGCACTCGCAGCGGTGGTGCTGCTCGCGCTGGTCGCCACGCTCGTGGACGGCTGGGGGCGGCGGCCCACGGGCCGCCGGACGCGGCCGCCGGGGCGCGCGCAGGGGCCGGCAGCCCGGCCGCGGGCGGCGGAGATCTGGTGGGCGAACGTGCCCTACGAGGACGGGCCCGGTGGCAAGGACCGGCCGTGCCTGGTGCTGGCGGTGCACGGGCGGCGGGCGACGGTCGCGAAGATCACCAGCAAGTACCACGACGAGCGGGCCGGGGTGATCCCGCTGCCGCCGGGCTCGGTCGGGGACACCCAGGGCCGGGCGAGCTTCCTGGAGACGGACGAGCTGCGCGAGGTCCCTGTCGGGGCCTTTCGCAGGCGGGTGGGGGTGATGGACCCGGTCCTGTGGGACCAGGTCCGTCACCTCGCGACGTAG
- a CDS encoding MBL fold metallo-hydrolase — protein MKLTVVGCSGSFPSAESACSSYLVEADGFRLLLDMGNGALGELQRHCGLYDLDAIFLSHLHADHCIDMCAYFVARYYRHDGGRCAPLPVYGPEGTENRLTTAYADTPSASSMSEVFDFHTVKPSTFDIGPFTVHTERVAHPVEAYGIRIEHAGRTLTYSGDSGVSPALDELARDADLFLCEAAFTHGKENIPDLHLNGREAGETAGRAGARRLLLTHIPPWTDPQVNLADARAVYDGPVELAVPRKSYEI, from the coding sequence ATGAAGCTCACCGTCGTCGGCTGCTCGGGGTCGTTCCCGTCCGCGGAATCGGCCTGTTCGAGCTACCTCGTAGAGGCCGACGGCTTCCGGCTGCTCCTCGACATGGGCAACGGCGCCCTGGGCGAGCTGCAGCGCCACTGCGGTCTCTACGACCTCGACGCGATCTTCCTGAGCCATCTGCACGCCGACCACTGCATCGACATGTGCGCCTACTTCGTGGCGCGCTACTACCGGCACGACGGCGGCCGCTGCGCGCCCCTGCCCGTCTACGGTCCCGAGGGCACCGAGAACCGGCTGACCACCGCGTACGCCGACACCCCTTCCGCCTCCTCGATGAGCGAGGTCTTCGACTTCCACACGGTCAAGCCGTCCACGTTCGACATCGGCCCCTTCACGGTGCACACCGAACGGGTGGCCCACCCCGTGGAGGCGTACGGCATCCGCATCGAACACGCCGGACGGACCCTGACGTACTCCGGCGACTCCGGAGTCAGCCCGGCCCTGGACGAACTCGCCCGGGACGCCGACCTCTTCCTGTGCGAGGCCGCTTTCACGCACGGCAAGGAGAACATCCCCGACCTGCACCTCAACGGCCGCGAGGCGGGCGAGACGGCAGGCCGGGCGGGCGCCCGCCGGCTGCTCCTCACCCACATCCCCCCGTGGACCGACCCGCAGGTCAACCTCGCCGACGCCCGCGCGGTGTACGACGGTCCGGTGGAACTGGCGGTGCCCAGGAAGTCGTACGAGATCTGA
- a CDS encoding PTS transporter subunit EIIC codes for MSTATTSAAPAKKRGSGLFQGLQKIGRSLQLPIAVLPAAGILLRLGQPDVFGADGLGWDKVAAVFATAGGAIFDNLPMLFCIGVAIGFAKKADGSTALAALVGFLVYSNVLKAFPVTEAKIQAGEDIAATYNNPGVLGGILMGLLAAVLWQRYHRKKLVDWLGFFNGRRLVPIIMAFVGTAVGVLFGLVWEPIGGVISDFGEWMTGLGAAGAGLFGAINRALIPIGMHQFVNTVAWFQIGDFTDAAGEVVHGDLNRFFAGDPTAGQFMSGFFPIMMFGLPAAAIAIAHAARPERRKAVMGMMVSLALTSFVTGVTEPIEFAFMFIAPLLYVIHALLTALSMAITWALGVHAGFTFSAGFIDYALNWNLATKPWLIVPIGLVFAAIYYVLFRFAITRFNLPTPGREPEEEVEDLTKA; via the coding sequence ATGAGCACCGCCACCACATCGGCGGCTCCCGCAAAGAAGCGGGGATCCGGCCTGTTCCAGGGCCTGCAGAAGATCGGCCGCAGTCTGCAGCTCCCGATCGCCGTCCTGCCGGCGGCGGGCATCCTGCTCCGGCTCGGCCAGCCCGACGTGTTCGGCGCTGACGGCCTCGGCTGGGACAAGGTCGCGGCCGTGTTCGCCACGGCCGGTGGCGCGATCTTCGACAACCTGCCGATGCTCTTCTGCATCGGCGTGGCGATCGGCTTCGCCAAGAAGGCCGACGGCTCCACGGCGCTGGCCGCCCTGGTCGGCTTCCTGGTGTACAGCAACGTCCTGAAGGCGTTCCCGGTCACCGAGGCGAAGATCCAGGCGGGCGAGGACATAGCCGCGACCTACAACAACCCCGGTGTCCTCGGCGGCATCCTCATGGGCCTGCTGGCCGCCGTGCTGTGGCAGCGCTACCACCGCAAGAAGCTGGTGGACTGGCTGGGCTTCTTCAACGGCCGCCGACTGGTGCCGATCATCATGGCCTTCGTCGGCACGGCGGTGGGTGTGCTCTTCGGTCTCGTCTGGGAGCCGATCGGTGGGGTCATCTCCGACTTCGGCGAGTGGATGACCGGCCTGGGCGCCGCGGGCGCGGGACTGTTCGGTGCGATCAACCGCGCGCTGATCCCGATCGGCATGCACCAGTTCGTGAACACCGTCGCCTGGTTCCAGATCGGCGACTTCACCGACGCCGCCGGCGAGGTCGTGCACGGCGACCTGAACCGCTTCTTCGCCGGTGACCCGACCGCGGGCCAGTTCATGTCCGGCTTCTTCCCGATCATGATGTTCGGCCTTCCGGCCGCCGCCATCGCCATCGCGCACGCCGCGCGGCCCGAGCGCCGCAAGGCCGTGATGGGCATGATGGTGTCGCTCGCGCTGACCTCGTTCGTGACCGGTGTGACCGAGCCGATCGAGTTCGCGTTCATGTTCATCGCCCCACTGCTGTACGTGATCCACGCCCTCCTCACCGCTCTGTCCATGGCGATCACTTGGGCGCTCGGCGTGCACGCGGGCTTCACCTTCTCCGCCGGCTTCATCGACTACGCGCTGAACTGGAATCTGGCCACCAAGCCCTGGCTCATCGTCCCGATCGGCCTGGTGTTCGCGGCGATCTACTACGTGCTCTTCCGCTTCGCCATCACCAGGTTCAACCTCCCCACCCCGGGCCGTGAGCCCGAGGAGGAGGTCGAGGACCTCACGAAGGCGTGA
- a CDS encoding PTS transporter subunit EIIC — translation MSADSAARPARARWSTLFQGLQKMGRSLQLPIAVLPAAGILRRLGQPDLFGDEGLGWTGVSKVMAGAGSALLDSSLGLPLLFCVGVAIGMAKKSDGSTALAAVAGFLVYYSVLREFPEDCPAGAKMVEAGCQVAGGTVSVFTYPNPGVFGGIVMGLLSAFFWQRFHRTRLVDWLGFFNGRRLVPIIMAFVAIAFAVLCLWVWPPIGAALESFSDWLSYLGAWGAGVFGIANRALLVVGLHQFLNVPLWFQFGTYTEPDGTVVHGDVNMFLAGDPNAGQFTTGFFPIMMFALPAAALAMTHCARPERRKEVGGLMLSVALTSFVTGITEPLEYSFLFIAPVLYAIHALLTGVSMAVSWGLGAKDGFSFSAGLIDYVINWNLATKPWLLIPIGLALAVVYYAVFRFAITRFDLKTPGREAEEDVEDVTKV, via the coding sequence ATGAGTGCCGACAGCGCCGCCCGTCCCGCTCGCGCCCGCTGGAGCACCCTTTTCCAGGGCCTGCAGAAGATGGGGCGCAGTCTGCAACTCCCGATCGCCGTCCTGCCGGCCGCGGGCATCCTCAGACGGCTCGGTCAGCCGGATCTCTTCGGCGACGAGGGGCTCGGCTGGACCGGTGTCTCCAAGGTGATGGCGGGGGCGGGCAGCGCGCTGCTCGACAGTTCCCTGGGGCTTCCCCTTCTTTTCTGTGTCGGTGTGGCGATCGGCATGGCGAAGAAGTCGGACGGTTCGACCGCGCTGGCTGCGGTGGCGGGGTTTCTCGTCTACTACTCGGTGCTGCGCGAGTTCCCGGAGGACTGTCCGGCCGGGGCGAAGATGGTCGAGGCGGGCTGCCAGGTGGCCGGCGGGACGGTGTCCGTCTTCACGTATCCGAATCCAGGGGTGTTCGGCGGCATCGTCATGGGTCTGCTGTCCGCTTTCTTCTGGCAGCGTTTTCACCGTACGAGGCTGGTGGACTGGCTCGGCTTCTTCAACGGCCGGCGGCTGGTGCCGATCATCATGGCGTTCGTGGCGATCGCGTTCGCGGTGCTGTGCCTGTGGGTCTGGCCGCCGATCGGTGCGGCGCTGGAGAGCTTCAGCGACTGGCTGAGCTACCTGGGCGCGTGGGGTGCGGGCGTCTTCGGCATCGCCAACCGGGCGCTTCTCGTCGTGGGCCTGCACCAGTTCCTGAACGTGCCCCTGTGGTTCCAGTTCGGCACCTACACGGAGCCCGACGGCACGGTGGTGCACGGTGACGTCAACATGTTCCTGGCGGGTGATCCGAACGCGGGTCAGTTCACCACGGGCTTCTTCCCGATCATGATGTTCGCCCTGCCGGCGGCCGCCCTGGCCATGACGCACTGCGCCCGCCCCGAGCGCCGCAAGGAGGTCGGCGGTCTGATGCTGTCGGTGGCGCTGACGTCGTTCGTCACCGGTATCACGGAACCGCTGGAGTACTCGTTCCTCTTCATCGCCCCCGTTCTCTACGCGATCCACGCGCTGCTGACCGGGGTGTCGATGGCGGTGTCGTGGGGGCTGGGCGCGAAGGACGGGTTCAGTTTCTCCGCCGGTCTGATCGACTACGTCATCAACTGGAACCTGGCGACGAAACCGTGGCTGCTGATCCCGATCGGGCTGGCCCTCGCCGTCGTCTACTACGCGGTCTTCCGGTTTGCGATCACGAGGTTCGACCTGAAGACTCCGGGCCGGGAAGCTGAGGAGGATGTGGAGGACGTGACGAAGGTATAG
- a CDS encoding glucose PTS transporter subunit EIIB — MASKAEKIVAGLGGIDNIEEVEGCITRLRVEVSDPSLVDDAALKGAGAHGVVKMGSAIQVVIGTDADPIAADIEDMM, encoded by the coding sequence ATGGCCAGCAAGGCTGAGAAGATCGTTGCCGGGCTCGGCGGCATCGACAACATCGAAGAGGTCGAGGGCTGCATCACGCGGCTGCGCGTCGAGGTGTCCGACCCCTCACTGGTCGACGACGCCGCCCTCAAGGGCGCCGGCGCCCACGGCGTCGTGAAGATGGGCAGCGCCATCCAGGTCGTCATCGGCACCGACGCCGACCCGATCGCGGCGGACATCGAAGACATGATGTGA